GCGTGGGCGCGTCGCCGTTGCGGCCGTAGAGGGCCATCAGGAGGTCGCTCTGCTCCGTCTTGGTCGGCATCCCCGTGCTGGGCCCGGCCCGCTGGACGTCGATCACGACGAGCGGGAGCTCGACCATCGTCGCGAGGCCGAGGAACTCGCCCTTGAGGGCCATCCCCGGCCCGGACGTCGCGGTGACGCCGAGCGCGCCGCCGAAGCTGGCGCCGATCGCGCTGCCGATCGCCGCGATCTCGTCCTCGGCCTGGAAGGTCTTGATGCCGAAGTTCTTGTACTTCGACAGCGCGTGGAGGAGGTCCGAGGCCGGCGTGATGGGGTACGTCCCGTAGAACACGTCGAGGCCGGACTTCGACGCCGCGGCGGCCAGCCCGAGCGCGAGCGCCTCGTTCCCCGTGATGGCGCGGTACGTGCCCGGCGGGAGGTCGGCCGGGGCCACCTCGTAGCGGGCGACGAAGCTCTCGGAGATGTCGCCGTAGTGGTAGCCCGTGTCGAGCGCGCGGAGGTTCGCGTCGCGGATCTCGGGGACCCGCTCGAACTTCCGCCGGATCCAGGCGCGGGCCGGCTCGATGGGCCGCGTGTAGAGCCACAGCGCGAGCCCGAGGGCGAACATGTTCTTCGCCCGGTCGATCTCCTGCTTGCTGAGGCCGGTCGCGTCGAGCGCCTCGTGCGTCAGCCGCGTGAGTTCGACGTCATGGCGCTCGAAGCCGTCGAGCGTGCCGTCGTCGAGGGGGTTGCTCTCATAGCCGGCGAGGCTCAGGTCGCGGTCGGTGAACCCATTCGTGTTGACGAGGACGGCGCCGCCGGGGCGGACGCGGCCGAGGTTCACCTTCAGCGCCGCCGGGTTCATCGCCACGAGGAGGTCCACCTCGTCCCCCGGCGTGTGGACGGCCGTCGAGCCGAAGTGGAGCTGGAAGCCGGAGACGCCGTAGAGCGTGCCGGCGGGCGCGCGGATCTCGGCCGGGAAGTCCGGGAGCGTCGAGAGGTCGTTCCGCGCGTGGGCCGTCGCGATCGTGAACTGCGACCCCGTCAGCTGCATCCCGTCGCCGGAGTCGCCGGCGAACAGGACGACGACCTCGTCGAGCGCGGTCGTGGGGACGGCGGGGGGGAGCTCGGACATGGGAAGACGGCAGGGGAGGGCAACGTACGCGACCCGGGTGCGTGGGCTTCCCGGCGCGCGTGCCCTCCGTGTCAACGTGGAACGAAAACGGGCGGAACCGATCCCCGCGGTCGCTCCCGAAGGCCCGGTTATTCATGGAACAGCGCGGGCCGGGGCCCGGGTATCACCCCAGTCCTCGGCTCCCACCATGTCCTCCGACTTCCTGTCGTTGTTCTCGCGTCCCAAGCCGGTGGTGGCCGTCATTCACGCCGGCCCATCCCCCGGCGTGCCCGGGTCGTTCGGCGTCGCCGCGGCCGTGGACCGGGCCGTGGCTGAAACGCGGCTTTTGGTCGAGTTAGGGGTCGACGGGCTCCTCGTCGAGAACGCCCACGACGCGCCCGCTCTGCGGGACGAGGAGACGGGCCCGGAGGTCGTGGCCTACATGACGCGCGTCGCCGTGGCCGTCCGCCGCAACGCGGACCGGCTGCCCGTCGGCGTCCGGGTGCTCCACGCCGACCGCGCGGCGCTCGCCGTCGCGCACGCCTCCGGCTGCCACTTCGTCCGGGTCGACGGGTGGGCCCAGGCACCGGACGCGGCCGGCCGGTTCCACCGCTACCGCCAGGCGCTCGGGGCGGATCTCCCCGTCCTCGCCGACCTCCGCCCGCCTACGGCCGACGAGGTCCCGGCGCTCGTCGCCGCGACGGAGGCCGCGCGCCCCGACGCGCTCGTCGTGCTCGGGCCGGCCGTCGGCCACCCCTCGGCGCCGGGCGTCGTGGACGCGGCCTGTGAGGCGGCCGGGCTTCCGCTCTTCTGCGGCGGCGGCCTCGACGGCGACAACCTCCTCGACTACGTCGACGCGGCCGACGGCTTCCTCGTGGGGAGCGGCCTCAAGGAGGCGCGCCGCTGGCAGGCCCCGGTCTGCGAGTCGCGCGTCCGCCGGCTCATCGGGGCCGTCGAGTACGCCCGGGGCCAGGAGGTCCGCCAGTAACCGGACGGAGCCGGACCCCCGCACGCCGGGGCTCGTCCCACGGCTGTCAGCCCCCGCCCCCATGGTCTCCTACGACGCCACAACCGAGACCGTCCGGATCACCGTCCGCCCGGCCTACCTCGACGGCAAGTCCGACGCGATGGCGCGCCAGTTCGTGTTCGCCTACTTCGTCCGCGTCGAGAACCACGGCGGCGACGACGTCCAACTCCTGCGGCGCCACTGGACCATCACCGACGCGGACGGCCACGTCCAGAACGTTGAGGGCGCGGGCGTCGTGGGGCAGCAGCCGACGATCCCGCCCGGCGAGGCCCACGAGTACCACTCGGTCTGCGTCCTCCGCACGTTCGAGGGCACGATGGAGGGGACGTACCTCATGCAGCGCGAGTCCGGCTCCCGGTTTCGCGCCCGGATCCCGCGGTTCCACCTCGTCGCGCTCGGCAACTGACCCGGCCCGCCTCGGCGCCGAGGTGGAGGGAATGGACGACCTACGGGAAGTCCGCCTTCCCCGCCAGGATCGTCGATCGGGTCACGGCCTGTCGTCCTGAGCCCAGCGAAGGATCTCGCTGGACGTGACCGGTTCGTCGTTCGAAGCGCCGAGGCGGGCAGATGCGAGACCCTTCACTCCGGCGCTGCGCGACTCCGCTCAGGATGACGTCTGGTGGGCGTCGGTGCCGACTGCTGAGCTACCCCGCCTGGATGCGGACGAGCGTCCCGTCCTGCACCTGGAGCTGGATCTCCGAGCGGTCGTCGCTCATCCGGTAGCTCTCGATGGCGTCGGGGAAGACCTCCGGCGGCGTGTCCATGTGGAAGAACGCGTCCGCCACGACGCCCCAGTCTTCGGGCGTGAGCGCAACGGTCGCCTCGCCGCCGTCGGCGACGTACGGGTAGTAGGCCAGGACCTTGTTGAGGTGGTTGATCGCTTGCTTGACGTGGAGGCCGGGATCCATGGGACGCGGTGAGGTTCGAGTACAAGGTCCGACCAGATCGCGGAAGGGAGGAGGGACGTCGTGGACAGGTTGTGGGAAACCGCGACTGGCGATCCGGCGCGGCGCGGGGCATCTTCCGTTGTCCCCCGCCCACGCGTTGCCATGCCCGTCGTCGACACCCTGCCCGCCACGACGGCCGCCGCCGAAGAGGCCTACCTCGGCGTCGTCGAGCGCGTGCTGGCGACGGGCGTCCGCAAGACGAACCGGACGGGGACCGACACGATCGCCTCGTTCGCCGAGCACTACAGCGTCGACCTCGCCGAGGGCTACCCGCTGCTCACGACGAAGAAGGTTTACTTCGGGTCGATGCTCCGCGAAGTGCTCTGGTACCTCTCCGGGGCCGACCACATCCGCGAGCTCCGCCAGCACACCAAGATCTGGGACGCGTGGGCCGACGACGCGGGCGATCTCCAGACGGCGTACGGCCGGTTCTGGAGGCGCTTCCCGGTCCCCGAGGCCGGCGTCGCCCTCGGCGGCGAGGTCTGGGCCGACGCCGGCCACCCGAACGTCCGCCGCGAGGCCGACGGGTCGCTCTCGTTCGACCAGATCGGGTACGTCCTCGACACGCTCCGACACGACCCGATGAGCCGGCGGCTCGTCGTCACGGCGTGGCACCCGGCGAACGCGGCCGTCAGCCGGCTCCCGCCGTGCCACTACACGTTCGCGTTTCAGGTCACGCCGGCCGAGGACGGGCCGGACCTCCTCAACTGCCACCTCACGCAGCGCTCGGCCGACCTCGCCCTCGGCGTCCCGTTCAACCTCGCCTGCTACGCCCTCCTCACGCAGGTCCTCGCCAATGCCGCCGGCCTCCGCCCGGGCCGCTTCGCCCACACCCTCGTCGACGCGCACGTCTACGTCGACCACGTCGAGGGGCTGGAGGAGCAACTCTCGCGGACGCCCGTGCCCGCCCCGCGCCTCACGATTGCTCGCCACGCCGACGGCCGCGCAAAGGACCCCGACGAGCTCACGTTCGAGGACTTCGCGCTGGTGGGCTACGACCCGCAGCCGGCCATCCGCTTCCCCGTCGCCGTCTAGCCCCGCCCGCCTCGGTGCCTCTGTGGACCGGCCGAGGCGGAGGGAGCCGCCCTCCTCATGAGCCCTGAGATCGTCGTCATCGCTGCCGTGGCCGAGGCGCCCGGGACGCCGTCGGACCGGCTCATCGGCGACGGGATGGACCTCCCGTGGCACCTCCCGGCCGACCTCAAGCGGTTCAAGGCGCTCACGTCGGGCTGGCCGCTCGTGATGGGGCGAAAAACGTTCGAGAGCCTGCTCCACCAGTTCGGCGGTCCGTTGCCGAACCGCGAGAACGTCGTCCTCACACGCCACCCGACGCACGTCGACCACCCGGGCATCCATGTCTACGGCGGACTCGCCGACGTGCTGGACGCGTTCGCCGACCGCGAGCGGATCTTCATCGGCGGCGGCGCGGGCGTCTACGGCTCGGTCCTCGACCCCGCCGGGCCCGTCCAGGCTGACCGGCTGGAGCTGACGTTCGTCGAGGGCACGTTCGAGGGGGACACGTACTTCCCCGAATACCGGCACCTGCTGGCCGAGAACGGCGGCCCGTTCCGCCTCGACGCGCGGGAGGAGCACCCCGCGGAGGACGGCCGGCCGGCGTTCCGGTTCGACACGTACGTCCGCGCTGCGTAAGCCCGCCTCGGCGCCGAGGCGGGGGGAGTCGGCAGGGCGGCCCAAACGAGAAACGGCCCCCTCGCCTGAGCGAGGGGGCCGTCGGAGTCGGGATGGCGGGATTTGAACCCACGACCTCCTCGTCCCGAACGAGGCGCGCTACCGGGCTGCGCCACATCCCGAGGTCCAGCGGAAAACCGCCGGGCCCCAAGGTACGACGTCCGACCGGGGCTGCCCACCCCCCCAAGCCGTGAAGCCGTCGCGAACCCTCCGGGCAGGCCGCTCGAAGCGGGCTACCGGTCGCGCTCGTACATCGACTCCACGAGGTCGGCGTAGTGGGCCTCGATGGCGCGGCGCTTGAGCTTCATCGTCGGCGTGAGGAGGTCGTTCTCGACCGTGAACGGCTCGGCGACGAACCGGAAGTCGCGGACCTTCTCGTGGCTCGGCGCGGCCCGGTTGTAGTCGGCGAGCGTCTGCTCGACCGCCGCGCGGAGCTCGGGGGCCGCCAGCAACTCCGCCTCGGTGGACGCGCCGAGGCCGAGGGCCCCCGCCTCCTGCCGGAGCCCGTCGAGGTCGGGCGCGACGAGCGCCGTGAGGTACGGCCGGCCCTCGCCGACGACCATGAGCTGCGAGACGAGTGGCGAGGTCGAGAGCGTGCTCTCGATGGGGCCGGGGTAGACGTTCTTCCCGCCGCCCGTCACGATCATGTGCTTGAGCCGGTCGGTGATGCGGAGGTAGCCGCCTTCGAAACGCCCCACGTCGCCGGTCCGGAACCAGCCGTCGGCGTCGAACGCGGCGGCGCTCTCCTCAGGGCGCTCCCAGTAGCCGGCCATCACGTTCGGTCCCTTGGCGAGGATCTCGCCTGGCCCCGTCGTCACGTCCGTCGGGTAGTCGTCGCCCTCCACCTCGGCGAGGATCCGGCCGGAGTCGAGCGCGCGGATGGCGACCGTGACGCCCGGCATCACCCAGCCGACGGTCCCGTAGATCGGCGCGTCGAACGGGTTGGCGGCGAGGACCGGGGCCGTCTCGCTGAGCCCGTAGCCCTCGATGAGGCGGATGCCGGCGGCCTCGAAGAACGTCCCAATCTCCTCCGGCAACGCGGCTCCGCCGCTGATGGCGAACCGGACGCGCCCGCCCAGCTTCTCGTGGAGCGTCGAGAACACGAGCCGATGGGCGAGGGCGTGCTGCGCGCGGAGGGGCGGCCAGATCGTCTTCCCGGCTTTCGTCCGCTGGGCCACCTTGCTCCCGACCTCGACGGCCCACGCGAACAGGCCACGCTTGACGACCGAGCCCTCGGCCACGGACCGCTGGATCGTCGAGTAGACCCGCTCGAACAGCCGGGGCACCGACACCATCACCGTCGGACGGACTTCCGGGAGGTTCTTCGAGACGGCGTCGATCGACTCGGCGTAGACGATCTGGCCGCCGGCCGCGAGGATCGTCGTGTAGCCGGCCGTCCGCTCGAAGGCGTGGCTGAGGGGGAGGAACGAGAGGTGGACGTCGCTCTCGTGGATGTCGTACCGGTCGAGCGCCGCGTGGACGTTCGACATGAGGTTCCGGTGCGTCATTCGGACGCCCTTCGGGTCGCCGGTCGTGCCGGAGGTGTAGATGAGCGCCGAGAGGTCGTCGGGGCCGACCTCGTCCGAGAGCGCGTCGAGGTCGAGGGACTGCCGCTCGCCTTCCGAGAGGGCGTCGTCCCAGGTCACGACGGGGACGTCAGGACGGGCCTTCCGCGGCGCGGCCATCGACACGATCGAGCGGAGGTCGGGGCAGTCGTCGAAGGCGCGGTCGGCCTTGCGGAGCTGGAGGCCGGTCGAGACCACGAGCACGGTCGCGCCGCTGTCGCGGAGGACGTACGCGACCTGGCTGGCCGGCGTCGTGGTGTAGAGGGCGACGGTCACGGCGCCGAGCTGCTGCGCCGCCATGTCGGCCACGGCCCACTCGGGCCGGTTCTCGCTGAGGATCGCGACCCGGTCGCCTTTGCCAACGCCTCGGGCGTGGAGGAAGCCGGCGAACGCACGGACCTGCGCGTCGAGGTCGTCCCAGGTGAGGTCGGTCCACGCCTTCGTGGCCTTGTCCTTGTGGCCGAGCGCGGCCTTGCCGGTGCCGGCGTAGTGCTCCGCGAGGCGGCGGAGGAGCTGCGGGGCGGTCTCGAACGGGACGACGGCGGGCATGCGGCGTGCGGTGAGGGCGCCGCAAGCCTACGCACGGCCGCTTCGTCCGTCTCCCGGGTCGAAGCGCGCAGCGACGCGAAACGTGGCCTCACCCTGCCCCACGACGAGCCGTCGCCCGGTGGAGTCGTCGCTCCCACCGCCGAGGCCCATTCCGCGGAGGGGACGCGCCCGACGACCGGCCCCCGTGCCGGCCGTTCGGAGGGGGCCGCCTACCTTGCCCCGGCTCCCGATTCCCGTCATGCGCGCGGTCTGGCTCTTCCTGTTGCTCGGGGCGCCCACGTCGGCGCCCGCGCAGCCGTGGTCGTTCGAGCGGGTCGGGGACCTCCCGCACAGCACCGTGATGGCGCTCCGGCAGGACGACCGCGGGTTCCTATGGGCCGGGACGCCGGACGGGCTCACACGGTACGACGGCCGGCGGGTCGCCGTCTTCCGCGCTCGGCCGGGTCAGGCGGGGTCGCTCCCGTCCTCGACCGTCCAGGCCCTCGCCCTGGATGCGGAAGGCGCGCTCTGGGTCGGGACCCCGGCCGGGGCGTGCCGGCTGGCGGACGAGGCGCACGGCCGCTTCGTGTGTCCCGGCCCCCGGCTCGACGTGCTCGACCTGTTCGAGGCCGAGGGGACCCTGTGGGCCGTCGATCGCGAAGCGCTGTGGCGGCTTGACGGCGGGTCGTTCCGTCGTGTCCGGGGGAGCCCCGCGGAGGAGAGCGGGGCCGTCCGCGTGCACGGCGCCCGGGACGGGGCGGTCTGGACGCTCCGGGCGACCGCCGGGAGCCCGACCGTGCGGTGGCTCCGCTACGACGTCGCGCGGGGGCGCCTCGTGGAGCGGGCGGCCGAGCGAGTCCCGGATCAGGCGGTCGGGATCGTGACGGCGACGGGACGCCTCCTCACGGTGCCGGCCGACCGGATCCAAGCGCTCGGGTGGGGGGCCGAGAGGCCGGCGGTCCTCGGCACGGTCTCTACGGCCGTGGCCGAGGACGGTGCGGTCTGGGTCGGCTCGGGGCGGGGCCTGCTTCGCTGGACGACTGGGGCGGTCGAGGCCGTGCCGCTCCCGGGCGGCTCGCCGCTGAGCCAAGCGGTGCTCGCGATCGTCGTGGACCGGGCCGGCGCGGTGTGGGTGGGCACGCGGAGCGGCCTGTTCGTCCACGACCCGGCGCGGGCCCGGTTCTCGCACCTCGATCCGTCCGACGTCGGCGCCGCCGCTCCCGTCATGGCGGCGACGACCTCGACCGACGGGGCGCTCTGGATCGGGACCTTCGGCGGTGGCCTCGTCCGCCAGCGGCCGGGGCGCCCGCCCGAGGCCGCGCCGGGGGCGCCCGAGGACGCGCTCGTCTGGGCGCTCCGGCCGGCCCCCGACGGCGGCCTCTGGGTCGGGACCGACAACGGCGTGTGCCGCCGTGACGTCGGAGGGCGCTCGACGTGCCTCCGGGCGCCACTCGCGCGGTCCGACGGGGACGCCTTCGTCTACGCGCTCGAGGGCGACGGGGCGGGCGGCGTCTGGGCCGCGGGGTCGTCGCTGGTCCGCCTCGACGGGCGCTCGGGCGCGATCGTCCGCCGGGTCGAGACGGAGCCGGTCGGGACGCCGACGGCGCTCCACCGGGACCGCGGGGGGCGCCTCTGGGTCGCGGTGGAGAAGCGCGGCCTGTGGCGGCTCGATGAGAGGGCCGGCCGGCTCCGGCCCGTCGCGGTCCCCGCGCTCGCCGCGGCCTCGGTGTGGGCGATCCACGAGGCGGCCGACGGCGCCCTGTGGCTGGGCACGTCGGACGGCCTGCTCCGCCTCGACCCCGAGGCGGCGCGGGGGGAGGCGCACGCGCCCGGCCTCGGCGGCTCCACCGTTTACGGCGTCGTCCCCGACGGCGACCGTCTCTGGCTGACGACCGCCCGCGGGCTCGTGCGGTACCGCCCGGCCGACGGCGCGCTCCGCCGGTTCGGGGCCGACGAGGGCGTCCGCAACGTCGAATTCAACCGGCGGGCCGTCCACCGGGCGCCCGACGGGCGCGTCCACCTCGGCGGGATGGCCGGCCTGACGACGTTCGACCCCGCGGCGTTCGGCGACGACGGCGCCCTGCCAACGGCCGTCGTGACCCGGCTCCGGGTCGATGGCCCGGGTGGGACGGAGGTCTATGGAGGGGCGGCGGTCCGCCTCGGGCCGTCGGCGCGGGCGCTCACGTTCGAGGTGGCCGCGCCGCTCCCGTCGGGCGGCTCGGCGCTCCGCTACGCGTACCGCCTGGGCCCGCTCGACGCCGACTGGGTCGAGATCGAGGGCGAGCCGGTCGTCCGCCTCGCCGGGCTCCCCCCGGGGGCGTACAGGTTCGAGGCGCGGGCCTCGCGCGGCGACGGCGTGTGGGGCGCGCCGGCCGCGGTCGCCGTCACGCTCGACCCGCCGTGGTACCGGACGGGCTGGTTCCGCTTCGTCGCGGCGGCCCTGCTGGCGGCGCTCGTCGTCGGCGCGGTGCAGCTCCGGGTCCGGGCCGTCCGACGCGAGGAGCGGATGCGGTGGCGGATCGCGAGCGACCTCCACGACGACGTGGGGAGCCGGTTGGCGTCGGTGGCGCTCCTGGCCGAGCACGTCCGCGACCAGGGCGCCCTCGACCCGCCCGAGGCGAGCCAGCTCACCGCCGTCGCCCAGGCCGCGCGGGGGATGGTCGAGAGCCTCCGCGAGATCGTCTGGTTCGTCGACCCGTCGCACGAGCGGCCGGGGTCGTTCGCCGCGCGCACGCGGGAGGCCGCCGCGTCGCTCGTCGGCCCGCGCGCGACCGTCGAGGCGCCCGACCGGAGCCGGCTCGACGCGGCCCCGTTGGCCGTCCGCCGCGACGTGTTCCTGATCCTCAAGGAGGCCCTCCACAACGCCGCGAGGCACGCCGGCGGGGCGACGGTCGCGGTGCGGATCGAGGAGTCGGGCCGGGAGCTCGTGCTGTCCGTCCGCGACGAGGGGCCGGGGTTCGACCCGGCCGCGGCGCGATCGGGTACCGGGCTCCGGAGCCTCCGCCGCCGCGCCGAGGCCCTCGGCGGCACCCTCGACGTCGCCAGCGCGCCGGGGGAGGGCACGGCCGTCACGCTCCGCGCCCCGCTCCCATGACCCGAATACCCCGTTCACGGGAGGCCGCCGCGCGTGCCGCGTGCGATCCTACGCCCGTGCTCGCCCCGGCCACCGTCTGGATCGTCGAGGACGACCCCCTGTACCGGGAGGCCGTCGCCGTGGTGCTGGCGGACGCCCCCGACGTGATCGCCGTCGAGGCGTTCGAGGCGGTCGAGGACGCGCTCGAGGCGCTCGACGCCGGCGGGGCGCCGGACGTCGTCCTCACGGACCTCCAACTGCCCGGCCTGAGCGGGCTCGACGGGCTCCGCCAGTTCCGGGCCCGCGCGGCCGGGGCGCACCTCGTGGTCCTGACGGTCTTCGAGGACGAGGACCGGATCGTCGAGGCGATCGCGGCCGGCGCGGGCGGGTACCTCCTCAAGCCGTCGTCCGCCGAGGCCATCGCCGAGGCGGTCCGGACCGCCCGGCGAGGTGGGGCCCCCATCACGCCGCGCATCGCGGCCCGCGTGCTCGACGTGTTCGGCCGGCTCGTCCGCCCCGGCCTCGAGCCCGACGACTACGGCCTGACCGACCGCGAGCGCGAGGTGCTCCAACTCCTCGTCGACGGCGCGACGAAGGGGGCCGTCGCCGACGCCCTGTTCCTCAGCCCGCACACCGTCGACGTCCACGTCCGCAACATCTACGGGAAGCTCCAGGTCCACTCGCGCGGCGGGGCCGTGGCGAAGGCGCTCCGCGAGGGGCTGGCGACCTGACCCGGCCCGCCTCGGCGCCGAGGCCGGGGGAGCGGGCCGGAATACCTCGTTCGCGTGAGGAGGGCGGCCAGCGTGCGGCCTACGCTGACCGTGACTCGCCGCCGCACACATGGACGCCCCGTCGCTGCGCCTCTCCGTGCCCCCGTTTGGCTCCCGGACCTCTCGCCGATCCCGCTTCTGGCGGTGGGCCGGGACCGTCGTCGTCGCGGCGTTCGCCGCCGGCGCCTCGTCCCAGATCGTCGTCGACGACGTGGCCGAGCGCTGGGACGACGACCTCTCGGACGGCGTCTGCCGGACGTGCGCCGAGTACGACGATCAGGGCAACTGTGTCGCCGCCGGAGGGTGCACGCTGTTCGCGGCGATCCAGAACGCGAACCTGACGCCGGGTTCAGAGACCCTCACGTTCGCGGTCTCGCCCGTCCCGGTCGTCGAACTCGAGCTCCCCTGGATCGAGTCCCCCCTCATCATCGACGGGACGGTGGGGACGAGCCGGGTCCAGATCGTCGGGGAGGGCGGTGAGGACGGGCTCCGCGGCCTCCTGTTCGTGGGCGCCCCCGGCTCGGAGGTCCGCAACGTCGACCTGTCGGGGCTCAGCTTCCCCCTCCAGTTTGACGACAGCCCTGGCGCCCGGGTCCAGGGCTGTGTCCTCCGCGACAACACGGGCAGCGCGATCCTGATGCAGAACTCGGAGGGCGCCGTCATCGGAGGCGACCGGAGCGACCCCCATCTTCGCAACGTGATCATCGGCAACCACACGGGGATCTCTCTCCAGGGGGCGGGAGGGCATTCGGTCCTCGGCAACCTGATCGGCGTCGACGAGACGGGGCAACCGCGCGGCAACCGGACCGGGATCACGATCGGGGCGGGAGGCGGCGACGGGACCGTCATCGGGAGCGACGACCCCGACTTCCGCAACGTGATCTCGAACAGCGAGGGCACGGGGGTCAACGTGTCCGGGACCGGCTTGGGCACGAGCGAGCCCGTCCGCGACGTCACGATCCTGGGCAACTACATCGGGACCGACCCGACCGGCCGGGTCGCCGCGGGGAACGGCCGGGGTATTGTCATCGGGAGGTCTGTGGGGATCGTCGTCGGGAGGCTGGCGGAGGGCGGGGGCAACCTGATCTCGGGCAACGGCGACGGGATCTGGCTCAACCACCTCGCGGCCAGTGCCACCGTCCAGGGCAACACCGTCGGCCTCGGCGTCGACGGCGAGCCGGTCCCGAACGAGAACGGCGTGGTGATCCGGGGAGAGGCGGTCCGGAGCCTGGTCTGGTTCAACCTGATCGCGGGCAACCGCGGCGACGGCGTGGTCGTGACGAAGGTCAACGACCTTGTCCCGGACGACAACGAGATCCGGAACAACGAGATCGGGGGCGACACTCTCCGCGCCGCCGCGCCCGGAAACGGCGGCGTGGGCGTCCGGATCGTCGACGCCTCCGCGACGACCGTGTCCGAGAACCACATCGAGGCGAACGGGGAGCACGGCGTCGTGGTCGAGGGGCTCTCGACCAGGACCGTCATCGCCTCGAACCACATCTGGCGGAGCGCGAAGGACGGCGTCCGCATTCGGCCGTTCGAGGACCGCGAGCCGAGCGCGACCGTGATCCGGCGCAACGGGATCGGCGTCGACACGACCGGAGCCCGGGACGGGGTGGGCAACGGCGAGTCCGGCGTGCGGGTCCAGGACGTGTCGTCTCAGACGGTCGAGAACAACGAGATCGGGAGGAACGCCGAGTATGGGATCGCGCTGGTCGGTGGCGGCGCTCACGAGGTCC
This sequence is a window from Rubrivirga marina. Protein-coding genes within it:
- a CDS encoding 2-oxoacid:acceptor oxidoreductase subunit alpha is translated as MSELPPAVPTTALDEVVVLFAGDSGDGMQLTGSQFTIATAHARNDLSTLPDFPAEIRAPAGTLYGVSGFQLHFGSTAVHTPGDEVDLLVAMNPAALKVNLGRVRPGGAVLVNTNGFTDRDLSLAGYESNPLDDGTLDGFERHDVELTRLTHEALDATGLSKQEIDRAKNMFALGLALWLYTRPIEPARAWIRRKFERVPEIRDANLRALDTGYHYGDISESFVARYEVAPADLPPGTYRAITGNEALALGLAAAASKSGLDVFYGTYPITPASDLLHALSKYKNFGIKTFQAEDEIAAIGSAIGASFGGALGVTATSGPGMALKGEFLGLATMVELPLVVIDVQRAGPSTGMPTKTEQSDLLMALYGRNGDAPTPVLAPKTPGECFLAAYHAARVALKYMTPVIVLSDGYLGNGSEPWKLPDADALPDIPVGLAEAGTAARTDDGQFLPYVRDEATLARGWATPGTAGLEHRIGGLEKDSRTGGVSYDPENHQRMTETRAEKVARIAASFGPVELEGDEAGDVLVVGWGSTYGAIKKAVQSARARGLSVGHAHLRWLNPLPPGLGEAFGRFDHVLVPELNNGQLVHVLRDRFLVPARGLSKVQGLPFTAREVEASILSLADDPDDS
- a CDS encoding BtpA/SgcQ family protein; protein product: MSSDFLSLFSRPKPVVAVIHAGPSPGVPGSFGVAAAVDRAVAETRLLVELGVDGLLVENAHDAPALRDEETGPEVVAYMTRVAVAVRRNADRLPVGVRVLHADRAALAVAHASGCHFVRVDGWAQAPDAAGRFHRYRQALGADLPVLADLRPPTADEVPALVAATEAARPDALVVLGPAVGHPSAPGVVDAACEAAGLPLFCGGGLDGDNLLDYVDAADGFLVGSGLKEARRWQAPVCESRVRRLIGAVEYARGQEVRQ
- the apaG gene encoding Co2+/Mg2+ efflux protein ApaG; translated protein: MVSYDATTETVRITVRPAYLDGKSDAMARQFVFAYFVRVENHGGDDVQLLRRHWTITDADGHVQNVEGAGVVGQQPTIPPGEAHEYHSVCVLRTFEGTMEGTYLMQRESGSRFRARIPRFHLVALGN
- the thyA gene encoding thymidylate synthase, whose translation is MPVVDTLPATTAAAEEAYLGVVERVLATGVRKTNRTGTDTIASFAEHYSVDLAEGYPLLTTKKVYFGSMLREVLWYLSGADHIRELRQHTKIWDAWADDAGDLQTAYGRFWRRFPVPEAGVALGGEVWADAGHPNVRREADGSLSFDQIGYVLDTLRHDPMSRRLVVTAWHPANAAVSRLPPCHYTFAFQVTPAEDGPDLLNCHLTQRSADLALGVPFNLACYALLTQVLANAAGLRPGRFAHTLVDAHVYVDHVEGLEEQLSRTPVPAPRLTIARHADGRAKDPDELTFEDFALVGYDPQPAIRFPVAV
- a CDS encoding dihydrofolate reductase, translated to MSPEIVVIAAVAEAPGTPSDRLIGDGMDLPWHLPADLKRFKALTSGWPLVMGRKTFESLLHQFGGPLPNRENVVLTRHPTHVDHPGIHVYGGLADVLDAFADRERIFIGGGAGVYGSVLDPAGPVQADRLELTFVEGTFEGDTYFPEYRHLLAENGGPFRLDAREEHPAEDGRPAFRFDTYVRAA
- a CDS encoding AMP-dependent synthetase/ligase, with protein sequence MPAVVPFETAPQLLRRLAEHYAGTGKAALGHKDKATKAWTDLTWDDLDAQVRAFAGFLHARGVGKGDRVAILSENRPEWAVADMAAQQLGAVTVALYTTTPASQVAYVLRDSGATVLVVSTGLQLRKADRAFDDCPDLRSIVSMAAPRKARPDVPVVTWDDALSEGERQSLDLDALSDEVGPDDLSALIYTSGTTGDPKGVRMTHRNLMSNVHAALDRYDIHESDVHLSFLPLSHAFERTAGYTTILAAGGQIVYAESIDAVSKNLPEVRPTVMVSVPRLFERVYSTIQRSVAEGSVVKRGLFAWAVEVGSKVAQRTKAGKTIWPPLRAQHALAHRLVFSTLHEKLGGRVRFAISGGAALPEEIGTFFEAAGIRLIEGYGLSETAPVLAANPFDAPIYGTVGWVMPGVTVAIRALDSGRILAEVEGDDYPTDVTTGPGEILAKGPNVMAGYWERPEESAAAFDADGWFRTGDVGRFEGGYLRITDRLKHMIVTGGGKNVYPGPIESTLSTSPLVSQLMVVGEGRPYLTALVAPDLDGLRQEAGALGLGASTEAELLAAPELRAAVEQTLADYNRAAPSHEKVRDFRFVAEPFTVENDLLTPTMKLKRRAIEAHYADLVESMYERDR
- a CDS encoding sensor histidine kinase, whose protein sequence is MRAVWLFLLLGAPTSAPAQPWSFERVGDLPHSTVMALRQDDRGFLWAGTPDGLTRYDGRRVAVFRARPGQAGSLPSSTVQALALDAEGALWVGTPAGACRLADEAHGRFVCPGPRLDVLDLFEAEGTLWAVDREALWRLDGGSFRRVRGSPAEESGAVRVHGARDGAVWTLRATAGSPTVRWLRYDVARGRLVERAAERVPDQAVGIVTATGRLLTVPADRIQALGWGAERPAVLGTVSTAVAEDGAVWVGSGRGLLRWTTGAVEAVPLPGGSPLSQAVLAIVVDRAGAVWVGTRSGLFVHDPARARFSHLDPSDVGAAAPVMAATTSTDGALWIGTFGGGLVRQRPGRPPEAAPGAPEDALVWALRPAPDGGLWVGTDNGVCRRDVGGRSTCLRAPLARSDGDAFVYALEGDGAGGVWAAGSSLVRLDGRSGAIVRRVETEPVGTPTALHRDRGGRLWVAVEKRGLWRLDERAGRLRPVAVPALAAASVWAIHEAADGALWLGTSDGLLRLDPEAARGEAHAPGLGGSTVYGVVPDGDRLWLTTARGLVRYRPADGALRRFGADEGVRNVEFNRRAVHRAPDGRVHLGGMAGLTTFDPAAFGDDGALPTAVVTRLRVDGPGGTEVYGGAAVRLGPSARALTFEVAAPLPSGGSALRYAYRLGPLDADWVEIEGEPVVRLAGLPPGAYRFEARASRGDGVWGAPAAVAVTLDPPWYRTGWFRFVAAALLAALVVGAVQLRVRAVRREERMRWRIASDLHDDVGSRLASVALLAEHVRDQGALDPPEASQLTAVAQAARGMVESLREIVWFVDPSHERPGSFAARTREAAASLVGPRATVEAPDRSRLDAAPLAVRRDVFLILKEALHNAARHAGGATVAVRIEESGRELVLSVRDEGPGFDPAAARSGTGLRSLRRRAEALGGTLDVASAPGEGTAVTLRAPLP